In Actinomycetota bacterium, one genomic interval encodes:
- the rlmN gene encoding 23S rRNA (adenine(2503)-C(2))-methyltransferase RlmN, with protein MSDQIASILKSWGEPAYRAKQVDDARRAGARDWNDVTTLPKDLRGRLAEVAPLWTVTPDAMAESRDGTIKWRLRTADGLAIESVLITHARGRRTLCVSSQAGCALACRFCATGAMGPGRDLTAREIADQAFLAADAAREAGARLSNVVFMGMGEPLQNTPAVFGAIREIHAPDGLGISARSIAVSTAGWVPGIEEMVSFEVPVRLALSLHAAEDDTRTALMPINNRWPIANVLAACRRYADRTGRRVFIEYLLLDGVNDSVADARRLAALLRDGRFHVNLIEYNAATGHYRGSSPERVRGFAEALQDAGLHPSLRRSRGADIAAACGQLANTAVE; from the coding sequence ATGAGCGACCAGATCGCATCGATCCTCAAGTCGTGGGGCGAGCCGGCCTACCGCGCGAAGCAGGTGGACGACGCGCGCCGCGCCGGCGCCCGCGACTGGAACGACGTCACCACCCTGCCCAAGGACCTGCGCGGGCGCCTGGCCGAGGTGGCCCCGCTGTGGACCGTCACCCCTGACGCGATGGCCGAGAGCCGCGACGGCACCATCAAGTGGCGCCTGCGCACCGCCGACGGGCTGGCCATCGAGAGCGTGCTCATCACGCATGCCCGCGGACGCCGCACCCTGTGCGTATCCAGCCAGGCCGGCTGCGCGCTGGCCTGCCGCTTCTGCGCCACCGGCGCGATGGGCCCCGGCCGCGACCTCACCGCCCGCGAGATCGCCGACCAGGCCTTCCTCGCCGCCGACGCGGCCCGCGAGGCCGGCGCCCGCCTCAGCAACGTGGTGTTCATGGGCATGGGGGAGCCGCTGCAGAACACCCCGGCGGTGTTCGGCGCCATCCGCGAGATCCACGCGCCCGACGGCCTGGGCATCTCGGCACGCTCGATCGCGGTGTCCACCGCGGGGTGGGTCCCGGGCATCGAGGAGATGGTCTCGTTCGAGGTCCCCGTTCGCCTCGCGCTCTCGCTGCACGCCGCCGAGGACGACACCCGCACGGCGCTCATGCCCATCAACAACCGCTGGCCCATCGCCAACGTGCTCGCCGCCTGCCGTCGCTACGCCGACCGCACCGGCCGGCGCGTGTTCATCGAGTACCTGCTCCTCGACGGGGTGAACGACTCGGTGGCCGACGCCCGGCGCCTCGCCGCCCTCCTTCGCGATGGGCGCTTCCACGTGAACCTCATCGAGTACAACGCCGCTACCGGGCACTACCGCGGATCATCCCCCGAGCGCGTCAGGGGGTTCGCCGAGGCGCTGCAGGACGCGGGACTGCACCCCTCGTTGCGGCGATCGCGGGGGGCGGATATCGCTGCTGCCTGCGGGCAGCTCGCCAACACCGCCGTCGAGTAA
- a CDS encoding MFS transporter has translation MTRGSYLALVALLVFTMGTSVITPLLPLYQGTYQLSNGVLMLLFATYTATVVPTMLLAGNVADRLGRKRLAIPAMLVMTSASLVFSFAESVPLLFAGRVLQGLAIGMYLGVGTAFIIDHARPGAKALASMTAGAAFRIGFGLGPLMGGLIAQYWGNPLHRPFEFHVALMVIGLVCVLIARETVPRRPYKFEMRVGIPKGQGMGFAGFIGPAAFTMSFMEGTVLSLVPLFLYNTLGATNVAIAGLCGFLVLGFGGLTPILTRNVEPRRAVMIGVSVSAVVTWLIAVAAFAGSAVLVVVAAALLGFVNGLILQGGTVICGTIVPVEERGKLMSAFYMYAYAGTIPTVGLGYLSQAIGLTNALIVFSCTACLLAAWIVLAGRRLFPRVIPYREPITLGSSAA, from the coding sequence GTGACCCGGGGGTCGTACCTCGCCCTCGTGGCGCTGCTGGTGTTCACGATGGGCACCAGCGTCATCACGCCGCTGCTGCCGCTCTACCAGGGCACCTACCAGCTGTCGAACGGCGTGCTCATGCTGCTGTTCGCCACCTACACGGCCACGGTCGTGCCCACCATGCTGCTGGCGGGTAACGTCGCCGATCGCCTCGGCCGCAAGCGCCTGGCCATCCCGGCCATGCTCGTGATGACCTCCGCGTCGCTGGTGTTCTCGTTCGCCGAGTCGGTGCCGCTGCTGTTCGCCGGGCGCGTGCTGCAGGGGCTGGCGATCGGCATGTACCTGGGCGTGGGCACGGCGTTCATCATCGACCACGCCCGCCCCGGCGCGAAGGCGCTGGCGTCGATGACGGCCGGCGCGGCCTTCCGCATCGGGTTCGGGCTCGGCCCGCTCATGGGCGGGCTCATTGCCCAGTACTGGGGCAACCCCCTGCACCGACCGTTCGAGTTCCACGTGGCGCTGATGGTGATCGGGCTGGTGTGCGTGCTGATCGCCCGCGAGACCGTGCCACGGCGTCCGTACAAGTTCGAGATGCGCGTGGGAATCCCCAAGGGGCAGGGCATGGGATTCGCGGGGTTCATCGGGCCCGCTGCCTTCACGATGTCGTTCATGGAGGGCACCGTGCTCTCGCTCGTGCCGCTCTTCCTCTACAACACGCTCGGTGCCACGAACGTGGCGATTGCCGGGCTCTGCGGGTTCCTCGTGCTGGGGTTCGGCGGGCTCACGCCCATTCTCACGCGCAACGTCGAGCCGCGTCGGGCCGTGATGATCGGCGTGTCGGTATCGGCCGTGGTCACATGGCTCATCGCGGTCGCCGCGTTTGCCGGCAGCGCCGTGCTGGTGGTGGTGGCCGCCGCCCTGCTGGGGTTCGTGAACGGGCTCATCCTGCAGGGGGGCACCGTGATCTGCGGCACGATCGTGCCTGTGGAGGAGCGCGGCAAGCTGATGTCGGCGTTCTACATGTACGCGTACGCCGGCACCATCCCCACGGTGGGCCTGGGGTACCTGTCGCAGGCCATCGGGCTCACCAACGCCCTCATCGTGTTCAGCTGCACCGCCTGCCTGCTCGCCGCCTGGATCGTGCTCGCCGGTCGCCGGCTGTTTCCCCGGGTCATTCCGTACCGCGAGCCGATCACGCTAGGTTCCTCGGCCGCATGA